From one Gossypium hirsutum isolate 1008001.06 chromosome D08, Gossypium_hirsutum_v2.1, whole genome shotgun sequence genomic stretch:
- the LOC107908290 gene encoding uncharacterized protein has product MTMLFVNTLKAPFITHLLGSASKSFFDIIMNREMIENAIRSGKIDVGESSRRPVSKKKENEVNNTSSYSKTVTVSQSGKTAVNQQGSSKQRSDTRQNTEKLQFTPISMSYRELYQNLFNTHVVAPHHLKPLQPPYPKWYDANAQCDYHAGIVGHSIEHCTAFKKLVERLISMGVVKLDDSPNTENPLPDHNGVNMIGGSMGRKIKEDISEVKIPLRWIWENMVKRGLIIPSSERNVEGVENYCEFHHEGGHKIQECAEFRALVQELMDNKEMEFYEEVKEEGSICTSEASKVPRIVQPVVIISRPKKDEVRAPAMPKIIIKKPATFPYQDSKKVPWNYECNTTVPGSEAAKSRCVSTDPESMKEAIIGEQKGKVVEPVKEEEAVEFLKILKHIHRNTLMKMLNETYVSKDISISKLDRLVNNISADNFIFFNDDEIPSGGMGSTKALHITTRCKGRILLGVLIDNGSALNVLPLITLNRLPIDSSHMKTCQNVVRAFDGTERKVMGRTEVPLLIGPTVYEVDFIVMDIKPSYNCLLGRLWIHSVGAVPSSLYQMLKLVSDGRLVTIKAEEDIIATVSNEMPYVESNDESIECSF; this is encoded by the exons ATGACGATGCTTTTCGTTAATACATTGAAGGCCCCATTTATTACGCATCTGTTAGGGAGTGCTTCTAAAAGCTTTTTTGATATAATTATGAACAgggaaatgatagaaaatgccatcAGAAGTGGGAAAATAGATGTTGGAGAAAGTAGCAGAAGGCCAGTTTCGAAGAAGAAAGAGAACGAGGTCAACAACACAAGTTCGTATTCGAAGACAGTTACAGTAAGTCAATCGGGGAAGACGGCTGTTAACCAGCAGGGATCATCAAAACAGAGATCTGACACAAGACAAAACACAGAGAAGCTTCAATTTACGCCAATCTCAATGTCGTATAGGGAGCTGTATCAGAATCTATTCAATACACACGTGGTTGCCCCTCACCATTTAAAACCcctgcaacctccatatcccaagtGGTACGATGCAAACGCACAGtgcgattatcatgcgggaattgtggggcattctatagaacatTGTACGGCATTCAAGAAGCTGGTAGAAAGGCTTATAAGCATGGGCGTGGTAAAATTAGATGATTCACCCAATACAGAAAATCCATTACCTGATCACAACGGAGTGAACATGATAGGTGGGAGCATGGGTAGAAAGATCAAGGAAGACATATCAGAAGTGAAAATTCCTTTGAGGTGGATCTGGGAAAATATGGTGAAAAGGGGATTGATCATCCCGAGTTCAGAGAGAAATGTCGAAGGGGTGGAAaattactgtgagttccatcacgagGGGGGACATAAAATCCAGGAATGTGCAGAATTTAGAGCCTTGGTTCAAGAactgatggataacaaggagatggaattttatgaagaAGTTAAGGAGGAGGGGAGCATTTGCACATCAGAGGCTTCGAAGGTTCCAAGAATAGTGCaacctgtggtcattatctcgcgACCCAAGAAGGATGAGGTGAGAGCACCAGCAATGCCAAAaatcataataaagaaacctgCAACATTTCCTTATCAAGACAGTAAGAAGGTCCCATGGAACTACGAGTGCAATACGACTGTCCCAGGAAGTGAGGCGGCAAAGAGTCGGTGTGTGAGTACTGATCCAGAGTCTATGAAAGAGGCTATAATAGGGGAGCAAAAAGGGAAAGTAGTTGAGCCAGTGAAGGAGGAAGAAGCTGTGGaattccttaaaattttaaaacata TACATCGAAATACGTTGATGAAGAtgctaaatgagacctatgtGTCCAAGGATATTTCTATCAGTAAGCTAGATCGGTTGGTCAATAATatcagtgctgataatttcatatttttcaatgatgatgaaataccttcGGGGGGCATGGGATCTACCAAAGCTTTGCATATCACTACACGATGCAAGGGGCGTATTTTGCTAGGAGTactgattgacaatggatcagctttAAACGTTTTGCCGTTAATTACACTGAACAGGCTACctatagacagttcgcacatgaaaacgTGTCAAAATGTAGTGAGGGCATTTGACGGCACAGAAAGGAAGGTCATGGGAAGAACTGAGGTACCCTTACTGATTGGTCCAACAGTTTATGAGGTAGATTTTATTGTGATGGACATCAAACCTTCCTATAACTGCTTATTAGGAAGACTATGGATACATTCGGTAGGGGCAGTTCCGTCATCATTATATCAGATGTTGAAGTTAGTGTCAGATGGTCGGCTAGTGACAATAAAAGCCGAAGAGGATATAATAGCAACTGTATCCAATGAGATGCCGTATGTGGAGTCCAATGACGAGTCAATTGAATGCTCATTTtga